A segment of the Deinococcus reticulitermitis genome:
CCAGGTCCGAGAGGTTCTTGAAGTTGTACTTGCGCTCGGGAAACTTCTGGGCAGCTGGGGAATACACACTCTGCATCCACTCGTTTTTCGTCTTCATGCGGACCTCCGGGCCAGGAACGGGGGCAAAACAAACGCTCGTTAGGTTGCTTCCCAGAGTATCAGAGTGGTCCGGGAGCGCGTGAGGCTGGGGGCAGCACCTTCGGCCCTGATCCCCGTCGTGCCTTGCCTCGCCGCCCCCTTCCCGGCATCATAGACCGCACCCATGACGCCGCGTCCCGCTGCCGGAATCCAGATTCTGAACCTTCTGCCGGTCGCGCTCGGCGTGATCGCGGTGCTGCTGGCGCTCCGTTTCTTCGGGCAGGTGGCGGCGCCGCTGCTGGCCGTCACGCTGGCGATCATCCTGGCGACGGCGCTCAACCCGGCGGCCCGCTTCTTCGAGCGCTGGATGCCGCGCGCCGCCGCCGGACTGGTGACCGTGCTGCTGGTCGTGGCCGGAATCGGGCTGCTTGGCGCTTTGGCGGTGCCGCCGATCATCAGCCAGCTCAGCAGCCTTTCCGGCCAGCTTCCCACGTCGGTGCCGGAGCTCGAGCGCAACATCAACGCCTGGATCGAGCGGTATCCGGCCTTCCGGTCGCTCCTCTCGGAAAACTCGGTCAGGCAGCTCGTGGAGCAGGCGACGAGCTTCTCGACGAATGCGGCGCGGGCGCTGCCCAACCTTGTGACCACCGTGCTGGGCGGCCTCTTCACGGCGGTCGTGACCCTGGTGATGGTCGTGTTCGTCCTGAGCAACCCGGTGCCGCTCGTCAACGGCGCGCTCGGCGCAGTGCCGCCGAAGCACCGGCTGAGGGCGGCGCGGGCGCTGGCACAGATGCTCAGGCAGCTCGGCGCCTGGGGCCGCGCCACCGTGCTGATCATGGCGGTGACCGGCGCGGTCATGGCGGTCGGGCTGATGCTGCTCGGCCTCGAGAACTGGCTGATCTTTGGCCTCCTCGCGGCGCTGGGCGAACTCGTGCCCAACATCGGCCCCATCGTGGCCTCCCTGCCGCCGATCCTCTTCGCGCTGGCCGACGACCCGCAAAAGGCTCTTTACGTCGCGCTGTTCGCCCTCGCTTTTCAGCAACTCGAAAGCTTTGTCCTCGCGCCTTTCCTGCTCGGCGGGGCGGGCAAGCTCCATCCGCTGTCGGTGACGGTCGGGGTGCTGCTGTTCGGCAGCGTGTTCGGGCTGGTCGGGGCCTTTCTGACGGTGCCCTTCCTGATCATCCTCAAGGCGCTGTATCAAGAGTTCTACGTCCAGGACGCCCTGGATATCCCTGACGCAGTGGCGATGGCCCTGATCGGCGGTCAGGTCGAGGCGCAGCTTGAGCGAGAGGAGGAGGTCAGGGAAGAGATCAAGGAAGCCCGCGACGCCGAGCTGGGCCGCCAGGCCGAGCAGGGCCGGCTCGATCTCGCGGCGGCCCTGGATGACCCCAAGGAGGGCGAAGCTGGGAGCACGGGAGCCGCCAGTCCGGACGTCCCGGCCACGGTCATCCGCGCCCAGGGCGACTCGCCGGACCGGTCTTGAGGCCGGCGGTCCATTTGATCTGATCTCTGGCCGAGTGCAGGGAAGTCAGGTCCGGTAAACCCGTGGGGACAGCAAAGCCGGGGCTCAGGGCCGCACGTGCGCGAGAATCAGCCGCGCGGTGTCCAGCAGGGCGTCGGTGTGGGTGCGCTCATAGGCATGGCTGGCGTCCACGCCGGGACCGATCAGGGCGACCGGATAGTCGCCCCCCGCACGCCACGCAGCGGTGCCGTCCGAGGCGTAGTAGGGGTAGATGTCCACGCGCAGCTCGATGCCGGCGTGCCGGGCCGCTCCGCGCAGGCGCAGGCCCAGCTCATGGTCGTAGGGCCCGCCCGCGTCGGCGACGCACAGCGTGACGTGGTGCTCGCTGCTGGTCTGGCCCTCGCCCACCGCCGCCATATCCACCGCGATCAGCTCGTCGGTGTGCGGGGGAATCCCGGTCGCCGCGCCGTGCCCGACCTCCTCGTAGGTGGTGATGTGGAAATGGACGGTGCGCGTGGGGGGCGTCTCCAGCAGCTCGCGGGTCACGGCGAGAAACACGGCGACGGCGGCCTTGTCGTCGAGGTGCCGGGCCTTGACGTGACCGCTCGGGGTAAGGCGGGGCCGGGCGTCGAAGGAGACGAAATCGCCCACCCCCACCCC
Coding sequences within it:
- a CDS encoding AI-2E family transporter, with product MTPRPAAGIQILNLLPVALGVIAVLLALRFFGQVAAPLLAVTLAIILATALNPAARFFERWMPRAAAGLVTVLLVVAGIGLLGALAVPPIISQLSSLSGQLPTSVPELERNINAWIERYPAFRSLLSENSVRQLVEQATSFSTNAARALPNLVTTVLGGLFTAVVTLVMVVFVLSNPVPLVNGALGAVPPKHRLRAARALAQMLRQLGAWGRATVLIMAVTGAVMAVGLMLLGLENWLIFGLLAALGELVPNIGPIVASLPPILFALADDPQKALYVALFALAFQQLESFVLAPFLLGGAGKLHPLSVTVGVLLFGSVFGLVGAFLTVPFLIILKALYQEFYVQDALDIPDAVAMALIGGQVEAQLEREEEVREEIKEARDAELGRQAEQGRLDLAAALDDPKEGEAGSTGAASPDVPATVIRAQGDSPDRS
- a CDS encoding M42 family metallopeptidase, with the protein product MTGALLAYTLDVLLRLLETPSPTGLTGRALTLLEKELELLGVPARRTRKGALGWEIAGTGEGHTTFSAHVDTLGAMVKGIKGNGRLLLWPLGGYDWATVEGEDVQVHTQGGHALTGTVVNVRQSTHVHGPALRELRREQAVMEVRLDERTASASETLNLGVGVGDFVSFDARPRLTPSGHVKARHLDDKAAVAVFLAVTRELLETPPTRTVHFHITTYEEVGHGAATGIPPHTDELIAVDMAAVGEGQTSSEHHVTLCVADAGGPYDHELGLRLRGAARHAGIELRVDIYPYYASDGTAAWRAGGDYPVALIGPGVDASHAYERTHTDALLDTARLILAHVRP